One Paraglaciecola mesophila genomic region harbors:
- a CDS encoding ThuA domain-containing protein, translating into MKLCGISVRIIPLGAFARFNLGFALGLTLLSLTGCAWTNTSNSTSHSTSNSESANAFKNKINSAERAPLKVLIVDGQNNHYIWPKSTAMMKAFLEESGQFSVDVYRTQYTWRGEKLIEQYPANDDRAHETVTEAKTDPTFAPEFSKYDVVVSNFGWKAAPWPEATKRSFEQYMQNGGGFVSVHAANNAFPQWLEYNKMIGIGGWGGRNQKDGPYIYYNDSGELKRDMSAGQGGGHGYVHPFDVQVRKGSHPIMQGLPETWEHSDDELYNRLRGPAGNLTVLATAFDDKKHNGFGRHEPVLMTVNYHHGRVFHTTLGHGENVYADPMFITVFTNGVAWAAGAKRTEQAQNK; encoded by the coding sequence ATGAAGCTTTGTGGGATAAGCGTTCGGATAATCCCCTTGGGCGCGTTTGCTCGGTTTAATTTAGGTTTCGCTCTAGGTTTAACTTTACTAAGCCTAACTGGCTGCGCATGGACTAACACGTCAAATAGCACTTCCCATAGCACTTCAAATAGTGAATCGGCTAATGCTTTCAAAAATAAAATTAATAGTGCCGAGCGTGCGCCATTAAAAGTGCTTATCGTTGATGGTCAAAATAATCACTATATTTGGCCAAAGTCTACCGCCATGATGAAAGCCTTCTTAGAAGAAAGCGGGCAGTTTAGTGTTGATGTATATCGTACTCAATACACTTGGCGCGGTGAGAAGCTTATTGAGCAGTACCCCGCCAATGATGACCGGGCCCACGAAACGGTAACTGAAGCTAAAACCGACCCTACATTTGCGCCTGAATTTAGCAAGTATGACGTGGTGGTTTCTAACTTTGGCTGGAAAGCTGCACCTTGGCCTGAAGCGACGAAGCGTTCTTTTGAACAATACATGCAAAATGGCGGCGGTTTTGTTTCGGTGCATGCAGCGAATAACGCCTTTCCCCAATGGCTTGAGTACAACAAAATGATCGGCATTGGTGGCTGGGGCGGGCGCAATCAAAAAGATGGCCCTTATATTTATTATAACGACAGTGGCGAGCTGAAGCGCGATATGTCAGCAGGGCAGGGAGGCGGCCATGGCTATGTTCACCCTTTCGATGTTCAAGTGCGCAAAGGGTCACATCCTATTATGCAGGGGCTTCCTGAAACGTGGGAGCACAGCGACGATGAATTGTATAACCGCTTGCGGGGGCCCGCTGGGAATTTGACTGTATTGGCCACGGCCTTCGATGACAAAAAGCACAATGGCTTCGGTCGCCATGAACCTGTCCTTATGACGGTTAATTATCATCATGGCCGTGTGTTTCATACAACCTTGGGGCACGGCGAAAATGTGTATGCCGACCCTATGTTTATCACGGTATTCACAAATGGTGTGGCGTGGGCCGCGGGCGCTAAGCGTACTGAACAGGCGCAAAATAAATGA
- a CDS encoding sulfatase-like hydrolase/transferase gives MDICIRLKRSLLTLFVVNILAVTMIGGAYGKGRGGEAQAQRTNVVLILIDDLSHYGVTAYGANRLNSKDGEFANAVFATPNIDELAKQGVRVDHAYAYPLCENTRVALMSGKRNDRNYLRPKALHGSDITFGDAFKNAGYRTGLFGKWKQTRGTKNISGEDYIYEFGWDEYAAFDVTEEGQRYINPNLVVNGKQYNYNGREDEDPVTGRRWYGPDIVNRHALEFIENNKDNPFFLYYPMILVHDEHKPTPLTQPRSAFDNFPEQAQYDNRGGDDREYFPDMIEYMDYLIGKVVAKLDSEGVRDNTLIVVMGDNGTKEVFEHVLPDGTVYPGRKGGNADNGIHVPLILNFPSVVPASDESTYRTYEGLVNLTDIYPTIAEAAGIKMPQAEQVDGISFWAQAKGAEGEPRKHIYTWFIGNHTYQDADGVGIIYAFNKEFKRYAPSNEFPEGRFFDLRTDPLERIGSKVVKAKFGKLRYSGLPLDSLTNEQQVAYNELGKVLADNQMRAVRELHILAPINTLKVNQREQFSYSLVPSNAQRAGVIWQSDNPDIASINKFGEVIAHRPGKATISAYSWDDAYPVANKRTPAYYTNGVQDAVTVVVK, from the coding sequence ATGGATATTTGTATCAGGCTCAAGCGTTCTTTATTAACCTTATTCGTCGTAAATATACTCGCAGTTACCATGATAGGCGGCGCCTATGGGAAAGGGAGGGGGGGTGAGGCGCAGGCACAACGTACAAATGTAGTGCTTATTCTGATTGATGATCTGAGCCACTATGGTGTTACTGCTTATGGCGCAAATCGATTAAATAGTAAAGATGGTGAATTTGCCAATGCGGTATTCGCCACCCCCAATATAGATGAACTGGCTAAACAAGGGGTTAGGGTAGATCACGCCTACGCCTATCCACTGTGTGAAAACACCCGCGTTGCGTTAATGAGTGGCAAACGAAACGATAGAAACTACTTAAGGCCAAAGGCGCTACACGGCTCTGATATTACCTTTGGTGATGCGTTTAAAAATGCAGGTTATCGCACAGGTTTATTCGGAAAGTGGAAGCAGACTAGAGGCACTAAAAATATATCTGGTGAAGACTATATTTATGAATTTGGATGGGATGAGTATGCCGCATTTGATGTAACCGAAGAAGGCCAACGCTACATTAACCCCAACTTGGTCGTTAATGGTAAGCAATATAACTATAATGGCAGGGAAGATGAAGACCCCGTTACAGGTCGGCGCTGGTATGGACCAGATATTGTTAATCGTCATGCTCTTGAGTTTATCGAAAATAACAAAGACAACCCCTTCTTTTTATACTACCCAATGATTTTGGTGCATGACGAGCATAAGCCTACACCGCTCACCCAACCCCGCAGTGCTTTTGATAATTTTCCCGAGCAAGCCCAATACGACAATAGAGGCGGTGACGACCGAGAGTACTTTCCTGACATGATTGAATATATGGACTATCTGATTGGCAAGGTGGTAGCGAAACTAGACAGTGAAGGCGTGAGAGATAATACTTTGATTGTTGTAATGGGAGATAACGGCACCAAAGAAGTTTTCGAGCATGTATTGCCGGATGGCACTGTGTATCCGGGAAGAAAAGGGGGAAATGCCGATAACGGTATTCATGTGCCTTTAATATTGAATTTCCCGTCTGTGGTGCCTGCTTCGGATGAAAGTACATATCGAACGTACGAAGGGTTGGTTAATCTTACTGATATTTATCCCACCATAGCGGAGGCGGCCGGTATCAAAATGCCTCAGGCTGAGCAAGTGGATGGCATAAGTTTTTGGGCTCAAGCAAAAGGCGCTGAAGGCGAGCCTAGAAAGCATATTTACACCTGGTTTATTGGTAATCACACCTATCAAGACGCGGATGGCGTCGGGATCATCTACGCCTTTAATAAAGAATTCAAACGCTATGCTCCTAGCAACGAATTTCCCGAAGGGCGCTTTTTCGATTTACGAACCGACCCCCTTGAACGTATAGGTAGCAAGGTGGTGAAAGCCAAGTTTGGTAAACTTCGCTACAGTGGCTTGCCCCTAGACTCGTTAACCAATGAGCAGCAAGTCGCTTACAATGAGCTAGGAAAAGTACTTGCAGACAACCAGATGCGAGCCGTTCGTGAACTTCATATTCTTGCCCCTATTAACACTTTGAAGGTTAATCAACGCGAACAATTCTCTTATAGCCTCGTCCCGTCAAATGCACAGCGTGCAGGAGTGATATGGCAATCAGATAACCCTGACATCGCCTCGATCAATAAATTCGGCGAAGTGATTGCACACCGCCCTGGGAAGGCAACCATTAGCGCGTACTCTTGGGATGACGCCTATCCCGTGGCAAACAAACGTACCCCCGCCTATTACACTAACGGAGTACAAGACGCCGTCACAGTCGTGGTGAAATAG
- a CDS encoding c-type cytochrome: MKRLTSILAFVLFPLAFAVNAFANNLDETLRVKSQNPQVTEQGQKLFEQICASCHAKDLSGATGFNLKDGEWVHGSAPSQILNNVKTGFLNAGMPSFKGVFNEAELEAIVAYVLSKREGWGNLTYKLYQLNGADDTHVTEDKLIKSGALPKGLADFSIPEVQHYFIEFEGDFYAPKDIDTQVWLQWGFPHELKVYMNGEQVEKGGTAWFPTWRLQRGKQHLKVTYRSGTTKPNQRNLILIGTNLDLTVKLFPLSTKAKGIVEEKKYEIKAAGEILVQRKRILDLPPSTISVGFPAKLNYGFNTKSCSVVGVWQGDMLNIGPNIAGRGEDPSLPLGEWLFHAPKQLKHVTESATCRYKGYRLEEDNPVFAYELEQNQYTLTVIPRSSNTLDFVYTVTGSQPIKLLIPDIPQVRWRHGDDQLSPLDPQGSVLKPSEGGRVVITATLQHP, encoded by the coding sequence ATGAAACGTCTCACATCCATCCTTGCTTTTGTTTTATTTCCCTTGGCATTCGCTGTTAACGCTTTCGCCAACAACCTTGATGAAACATTACGCGTAAAGAGTCAGAACCCGCAAGTGACGGAGCAAGGCCAAAAACTGTTTGAACAAATTTGTGCGTCTTGCCATGCCAAGGACTTAAGTGGGGCGACGGGGTTTAACTTAAAAGATGGCGAGTGGGTGCATGGAAGTGCACCTTCTCAAATACTAAATAACGTGAAAACAGGCTTTCTTAATGCGGGAATGCCGAGTTTTAAAGGTGTGTTTAACGAAGCCGAGCTTGAAGCCATCGTGGCGTATGTACTGTCTAAACGAGAAGGGTGGGGCAACCTCACCTATAAGTTGTATCAATTAAACGGTGCAGACGATACGCATGTCACCGAAGACAAATTGATTAAGTCGGGCGCGTTACCTAAGGGGTTAGCGGATTTCTCAATTCCTGAAGTTCAACATTATTTTATTGAATTTGAAGGTGACTTTTACGCGCCGAAAGATATCGATACACAAGTATGGTTACAGTGGGGCTTTCCTCATGAACTCAAGGTGTATATGAATGGTGAACAAGTGGAAAAGGGGGGAACCGCATGGTTTCCTACGTGGCGCTTACAGCGTGGTAAGCAGCATCTAAAAGTTACTTATCGTTCAGGCACGACTAAGCCGAACCAACGGAATCTAATACTTATAGGAACAAACTTAGATTTAACCGTTAAGCTTTTCCCGCTTTCAACAAAGGCAAAGGGCATTGTTGAAGAGAAAAAATACGAGATAAAAGCGGCGGGTGAAATACTTGTTCAGCGCAAGCGTATACTAGATTTACCTCCTTCCACTATTTCTGTGGGATTCCCAGCAAAATTGAATTATGGCTTTAATACAAAATCATGTTCAGTTGTTGGGGTATGGCAAGGTGACATGTTAAATATTGGGCCAAACATCGCTGGGCGCGGTGAAGATCCTAGCTTACCCCTTGGCGAGTGGTTATTTCATGCACCTAAGCAGCTTAAACATGTAACTGAAAGCGCAACATGCCGCTATAAGGGCTATCGACTAGAAGAGGATAACCCCGTATTTGCCTATGAACTCGAGCAAAACCAATACACCCTCACAGTGATACCTCGCAGCAGCAATACTCTGGATTTTGTGTACACGGTAACCGGTTCGCAACCTATAAAACTGCTTATCCCTGATATACCCCAAGTGCGCTGGCGTCATGGTGATGACCAACTCAGCCCACTAGACCCGCAAGGCTCGGTATTAAAACCGAGCGAGGGTGGGCGTGTCGTTATTACGGCAACTTTACAGCACCCATAA
- a CDS encoding TonB-dependent receptor plug domain-containing protein: protein MRFTTATTLPLFLCIAVSHAQASEMAEDNNKTEVIEIYGNFQPKPVTQMASPIYVLSAQEIRSMVGATALDVLAQIPSMTVQKSGAVQEIFLRGAETNFVIVQIDGVQVNNPLDTRGGSFDLSSVSKSALQRVEVIKGAQSSIYGSDAIAGVVNLITFAPNTTGTELSVGVLPKGQKVAKAMVGAGNIQGRFSLLDSDRQPNGDEQRSLEFAVQGDFSLFDNSSTRFNARYNDYKQHAYADQSGGVIYAPTSTRDDKQSELVTASIRHHQAINSWYELAAQAEIYQIDDNLFSAGIAPYTNAPPTESSNQYDYYKLRWLNMMSFDKVRVTAGVDYKNEQGEASGFISLYGSDIPTNYDIERDTIAGFIDAQWSYDTLTLFTGLRHDDTQDFNSENTWKLGGVYQLSEQVRVFANVGSAFKLPSLYALSNNMIGNPNLKPEQATNKDVGVEWNSDNSEVNASLFFYKYTNLVDFDGQAFSLVNRSNIEGRGAELFASHQVSERISIQGDITYVDLDTKNGEILTGRPEWQGRLAVNYQVTDDVVTVARFNYVGSTEATSLYTGEFEQSELTSYNKVNITTTWAMSDQHTLDIYLENVFDKNYQVAVGVPGPELGVGMQLSWRTN from the coding sequence ATGCGTTTTACCACAGCCACTACTTTGCCTCTTTTCTTGTGCATCGCTGTTTCACATGCACAGGCAAGTGAGATGGCAGAAGATAATAATAAAACGGAAGTCATCGAGATTTACGGTAACTTTCAGCCTAAACCCGTTACGCAAATGGCCAGCCCAATATATGTATTATCAGCGCAGGAGATACGTTCTATGGTGGGTGCTACCGCGCTGGACGTATTAGCGCAAATTCCCAGTATGACCGTGCAAAAATCCGGCGCTGTACAAGAGATATTTCTGCGCGGTGCAGAAACCAACTTTGTTATTGTACAAATAGATGGCGTGCAGGTTAACAACCCCCTTGATACTCGCGGCGGTAGTTTCGATTTATCTTCTGTTTCGAAAAGCGCATTGCAACGGGTAGAGGTTATTAAGGGCGCACAGTCCTCTATATATGGTTCCGATGCTATTGCGGGAGTGGTCAACCTTATTACATTTGCGCCAAATACCACGGGCACTGAGTTATCTGTAGGTGTTCTGCCAAAAGGGCAAAAGGTTGCAAAAGCCATGGTCGGGGCGGGTAATATTCAAGGAAGGTTTAGCTTACTTGACTCTGACAGACAGCCAAATGGTGACGAACAAAGGTCTTTAGAATTCGCTGTCCAAGGTGATTTTTCGCTGTTTGACAATAGCAGCACACGATTTAATGCGCGATATAATGACTATAAACAGCACGCCTACGCCGATCAAAGTGGCGGTGTAATATATGCTCCAACCAGTACCAGAGATGATAAGCAAAGCGAGTTAGTGACGGCAAGTATTCGCCATCATCAAGCTATTAACTCTTGGTATGAATTGGCAGCTCAGGCAGAAATTTATCAGATAGACGACAATTTATTTTCTGCTGGTATAGCGCCTTATACCAACGCGCCGCCTACGGAGTCTAGTAATCAATACGACTACTATAAGCTGCGCTGGCTAAACATGATGTCTTTTGACAAGGTAAGGGTTACCGCTGGAGTGGATTATAAAAATGAGCAAGGTGAAGCCTCAGGTTTTATTAGCCTCTACGGCAGTGACATTCCCACCAACTACGACATTGAACGAGACACCATAGCGGGTTTTATCGATGCACAGTGGTCTTACGACACACTTACGCTATTCACGGGGCTACGCCATGATGACACCCAAGACTTCAATAGCGAAAATACCTGGAAGTTAGGTGGCGTTTATCAACTTTCAGAACAAGTTCGCGTTTTTGCCAACGTGGGAAGTGCGTTTAAATTACCTAGCTTGTATGCGCTTAGCAATAACATGATTGGTAACCCAAATCTCAAGCCTGAGCAAGCCACTAATAAAGACGTGGGCGTTGAATGGAATAGTGATAACAGCGAAGTGAACGCTTCACTTTTCTTCTATAAATACACCAATTTGGTGGATTTCGACGGCCAAGCCTTCTCATTGGTTAATCGTTCCAATATTGAAGGACGCGGGGCTGAGTTGTTCGCCAGCCATCAGGTATCTGAGCGAATCTCCATTCAAGGCGATATTACCTATGTAGATCTTGATACTAAAAATGGCGAAATACTCACTGGCAGGCCTGAGTGGCAAGGCAGACTAGCGGTTAATTACCAGGTTACAGACGATGTTGTGACGGTTGCTCGATTTAATTATGTAGGCAGTACAGAGGCCACAAGCCTGTATACAGGCGAGTTTGAACAAAGTGAGTTAACGTCGTACAACAAAGTAAATATCACCACTACGTGGGCGATGTCAGATCAGCACACCCTTGACATCTACCTAGAAAATGTCTTTGACAAAAACTATCAAGTTGCGGTTGGCGTTCCTGGGCCTGAGCTAGGTGTAGGAATGCAACTTTCGTGGCGCACTAACTAA
- a CDS encoding cohesin domain-containing protein → MKKLIALITLFIGLQAQAGLISLELDSNDVSMGDTIELSIIGSGFSSFDSLSVNVEFDTALFELDESSLGGDLFDTSPFRFVVSSQIFGVALSYLDFAAFMGGDFVIARFNLTATALGQSSFLLSDMVAGEFFSGPLMVISESDPIAVTISATEVSEPNSLAVLLTLGFVLMGVRGLKRK, encoded by the coding sequence ATGAAAAAACTAATCGCTTTAATCACACTGTTTATTGGCCTTCAAGCACAAGCAGGGCTTATTAGCCTTGAGCTTGATAGTAATGATGTAAGTATGGGCGACACCATTGAACTGTCTATCATAGGTAGCGGTTTTTCCAGCTTCGACTCATTAAGTGTTAATGTTGAGTTTGATACGGCTTTATTTGAATTAGATGAAAGCTCACTCGGTGGAGACCTATTCGATACATCACCGTTTAGGTTTGTTGTCTCTTCCCAGATATTTGGTGTTGCATTGTCCTATCTAGACTTTGCAGCTTTTATGGGGGGAGACTTTGTTATTGCGAGATTCAATTTAACCGCTACCGCGTTGGGTCAAAGTAGCTTTTTGTTAAGTGATATGGTTGCTGGTGAATTCTTCTCGGGGCCATTAATGGTTATATCAGAAAGTGATCCGATAGCAGTTACCATCAGCGCAACCGAAGTATCTGAGCCCAACAGCTTGGCTGTCCTATTGACTTTGGGGTTTGTTTTAATGGGAGTTCGCGGGTTAAAACGTAAATAA
- a CDS encoding DUF5060 domain-containing protein: MNVLLRRGLFLLGLSLSCTAWADVPVAIKGELKKWHKITLEFDGPIVSEDDDFNPFVNYRLNVTFTQTDTKASYQVPGYFAADGNAENTGAEAGNKWRAHFSPNQTGKWQWQASFIKGRYVAVADTTKTGLDGGYMNGQSGAFTVGPTDKLLPDFRATGRLEYVNKPYLRFAETGGYFIKAGPDSPENLLSYEDFDGSFKSDGVKDNLIKNWQPHLKDWKPGDPTWQSVGEKDEGKGKALIGALNYIASKGMNSISFLTLNILGDDQNVFPYVDSNDVLRFDVSKLAQWEIIFKHAQSLGLFLHFKTQEVENQGLLDNGGLGLERKLYYRELVARFGHHLALNWNLGEENGEWHPNPPTPPQTTIQRLAMAKYFQQIDPYEHHRVIHNGQYFHDIAATGSQYTGASVQTSSPDFSQIHGAVKTLRDWPVNNGRPLAIAVDEPGDAEYALRPDAVDPEHFNARANGLWGALTAGAWGTEWYFGYKNAHSDLTAQSWRTRDKFWTQAKHAIDFFTLADLDLPNSTSEDQWATNAWVLAKDKAFYVLYTKDASKGVLLKLPGELGEYDVKWYDPRNGGVFQQGSVQRIEQKTPFKHFWVRYEKALGSPPSAKEKDWVILVTKIPR; this comes from the coding sequence ATGAATGTGTTATTACGACGAGGACTTTTTTTACTAGGGTTATCGCTTAGCTGCACTGCATGGGCAGATGTGCCTGTGGCAATAAAAGGCGAACTTAAAAAGTGGCATAAAATTACCTTAGAGTTTGACGGCCCTATCGTATCTGAGGACGATGATTTTAACCCGTTTGTTAATTATCGCTTAAACGTTACCTTTACCCAAACAGACACAAAAGCGTCGTATCAAGTGCCGGGTTATTTTGCAGCCGACGGCAACGCAGAAAATACGGGGGCAGAGGCTGGCAATAAATGGCGCGCGCATTTTAGCCCAAATCAAACGGGTAAATGGCAATGGCAGGCAAGTTTTATTAAAGGGCGTTATGTTGCCGTTGCAGATACCACAAAGACTGGCCTTGATGGGGGCTACATGAATGGGCAAAGCGGAGCTTTTACTGTTGGTCCTACAGATAAATTACTCCCTGACTTTCGTGCTACCGGGCGCCTAGAATACGTAAATAAACCCTATTTGCGCTTTGCTGAAACAGGCGGCTACTTTATAAAAGCGGGCCCAGATTCGCCAGAGAATTTGTTGTCTTATGAGGACTTCGACGGCTCATTTAAAAGCGATGGCGTAAAAGATAATTTAATCAAGAACTGGCAGCCCCACCTTAAAGACTGGAAGCCTGGTGACCCCACTTGGCAGAGCGTTGGTGAGAAAGACGAAGGTAAAGGCAAAGCCCTTATTGGTGCCCTTAACTATATCGCCAGTAAAGGTATGAACTCGATATCGTTTCTAACCTTAAATATTCTTGGCGACGATCAAAACGTATTCCCTTATGTGGATAGTAACGACGTATTACGATTCGATGTGTCTAAACTTGCACAGTGGGAAATCATCTTCAAACACGCTCAGTCCTTAGGGCTATTTCTTCACTTTAAAACCCAAGAAGTAGAGAATCAAGGCCTTTTAGATAATGGTGGCCTTGGGTTAGAAAGAAAACTGTATTATCGAGAACTTGTGGCACGCTTTGGGCACCACCTTGCGCTTAACTGGAATTTAGGTGAAGAAAATGGCGAGTGGCATCCAAACCCGCCCACACCGCCTCAAACCACCATTCAGCGTTTAGCAATGGCGAAGTATTTTCAGCAAATCGACCCTTATGAACATCACCGAGTAATACACAACGGTCAGTACTTTCATGATATTGCAGCTACGGGCAGCCAATATACCGGAGCGTCAGTTCAAACCTCATCGCCTGACTTCTCGCAAATTCATGGTGCAGTAAAAACCTTGCGAGATTGGCCTGTTAATAACGGGCGACCCTTGGCTATAGCGGTAGATGAGCCTGGTGATGCAGAATACGCATTACGCCCTGACGCAGTTGACCCAGAGCATTTTAACGCCCGAGCGAATGGTTTATGGGGGGCCCTAACGGCAGGCGCATGGGGCACTGAATGGTATTTTGGTTATAAAAACGCGCATTCAGATTTAACCGCGCAAAGTTGGCGAACCAGAGATAAGTTTTGGACTCAGGCTAAACATGCTATCGACTTTTTTACCCTTGCTGATTTAGACCTACCTAATTCCACCAGTGAAGATCAGTGGGCAACTAATGCATGGGTGCTGGCCAAAGACAAAGCTTTTTATGTTTTGTATACCAAAGATGCTTCAAAAGGTGTGCTTCTTAAGCTGCCTGGTGAGCTCGGTGAATACGACGTGAAATGGTATGACCCACGAAACGGCGGAGTATTCCAACAAGGTTCAGTGCAACGTATTGAACAAAAAACACCTTTTAAACACTTCTGGGTTAGATATGAAAAAGCATTAGGATCCCCGCCAAGTGCGAAGGAAAAAGACTGGGTTATTCTAGTGACCAAGATACCTAGGTAA